The genomic segment GCGCCCGGGCGGTCGCCTTCGACCTGTCGACGGGCATGCTCCGCCACGCGCGAGCAGGCAACGAACGCACCAGCCTGACCCCCGCCCTGGTCCAGGCCGACGCCCAGCACGTGCCATTCGCGGACTCCGCCTTCGACATCGCGTGCTCCGCGTTCGGCGCGCTGCCGTTCGTGCCGTCGCTGGAGGCGGTTTTCACCGAGATCGCCCGGGTGCTCCGACCGGGAGGCCGCTGGGTCTTCTCGGTCACGCACCCGCTGCGCTGGATCTTCCCGGACGATCCGGGACCGGCGGGCCTCACGGTCACCCAGCCGTACTTCGACCGCACTCCCTACGTCGAGGTCGACGCCGCCGGGCGCGCCACCTACGTCGAGTACCACCGCACCCTCGGCGACTACGTGCGAGCACTCACCGCGACCGGGTTCCGGCTCACCGACCTCGTCGAGCCCGAGTGGCCGCCCGGACACACGCGGATCTGGGGTCAGTGGGGACCCGTGCGCGGCAAGTTCTTCCCCGGCACCGCCATCTTCTGCTGCGTGAAACAGCCGTGAGCTTCGCCCGGATCGACCCGCTTCTGCCGGACGTCGTCGATCCGGGCGAGGGCGAACGGCTGACGGTCGCGGCCTCGGGGCGGACAACGGTGTCGGCCGTGCTCTACCGCGCCCGTCACGACGGCTGGTCGGCGCTGTGGCATCCGCGCGTGGTGTGGGAGTTGACGCCGGTGTCGCCGGACGTCGGCGCCGGCGGGATGGCGGCCCTGCTCGACGCGCTGCGCGAGCGACTCCGCCAGGAGCGTCCCGGGACCGACTCGGCGTGCAGCGTGACCTGGCCGAGCCGTGACCTCGGCGCGGGCCAGGCGCTGGCGGCCCACGGCTTCGCCCCGTACACGGTGCTCGCCGCACGGGAGGCGACGTCTCCGGCGGTCGACTCCGCCGACTGCTCGGCGGCGGAGATCAGGCCGCTGACCGGAGACGCCGAGGCACTCGTCCCCGATGTGGTGGACCTGTGGCGGGAGGAATGGCACTACGCCGTGTCGGTCGGCGCGGCCGTGCACAGGCCCGACGCGGCGGCATTGCTGGAGGGCGAGCTGCGGCGCGCCGTGTCCGCGGCGGAACCGATGTGGGTGGCGGAAGCCGACGGCGTCCTCGCGGGCCTGGCTCTGTGCCGATGGCCCGCGCCGCAGCCACGTCTGCCGAGCGGGTCGTGGGCGCAGCTGCACACCGTGTCCGTGGCCGCGTCCGCGCGCGGTCGCGGCATCGGGCGCGCTCTCGTCGCGGCCGCGCACGACCGCTTGCTCGCTCGAGGAGCGCGGGGCACGTACGTGTTCTACAGTCCGCACAACGCGCTGTCGACGGTGTTCTGGCACCGCCAGGGATATCGTCCACTGTGGACCACCTGGGAGGCACGTCCCGCGACGGCCGCACGGTGAGCACGACCGACGGGCCTTCGATGACCGAGCCGACAGACCTGGTCGCCGACCAGAACCAGCGATGGGCGTCGCTGGACCCGTTGTTGGCTCACGGCACCGAGCCGGGGCCGGGCCGCACCGTGGTGGCGACGTTGGCCGACGGTTCCCGAGCCACCGCCGTCCTCGCCGAGCATCACGACCGGGGACAGCACGTGTGGACCCTCACGCCGTTTCTCGGTCGGCACGGCGGTGCGGGCATGGACGCCGTGTTGCGGGCCCTACGCGCTCACCTCGACCGTTCTCCCCCACCGGCCGACTCGGTGTGCACGTTGACCTGGCCGAGCCGGGACGCCGACTGCGTTCGCCCGCTGCTGCTCCACGGCCTCGTGCCCGTCCTCGCGCTCGGAGTGCGCACCACCGTCGACGCGGTGTCGCGAACGACTCCGAACGCGGTCGAGGTACGGCCCGCGGAGCCCGACGACGCCGAGTCCGTCGAGCGGCTCGCCCGGCAGGAGACCGAACACTCGTCGCTCTTCTCCGTGTCCGCTCCGCCGAACGGTCACACCGAGGACGCCGTGACCGACGCACTGCACACGCCCGGTCTGATCTGGGTGGCGGAACGTCGCGACACGGCCGCGAACCCGGTCGTGGGACTGATCCAGCTCAGGGAGGTCGAGTCGGACTCACCGGAGTTCGAGGGACTTCTCCCCGCGGGGAGATGGGGGCAAATCGTGCGCATCTCCGTGCGTCCCGACCTGCGAGGACGTGGCGTCGGACGGGCTCTGTCCACCACCGCCCACGCGGCCTTCGCCCGCGCCGGCCTGCGACGCGGTGTCGTCTGGTACAGCCCCCTGAACCCCCGCGCGTCGGTGTTCTGGCATCGGCAGGGCTACCGGCCGCTGTGGACCGTGTGGCAGTGCAGCCCGGCCTCGGCGCTGCGTTGAGCGCGCCGGGCTAGCCGACCGCCGGATGCGCCCGGCGGGAGAACAGCGCCGCCAAGCCGTGCACGCGAGGACGTGGCGCCGCGGGCTGCACTCGACGAAGCCCGACGTCATGCCGCGCCGGGGGCGCCCCGGCCAGCGCCTGCGCCACTGCCGCGCGGACACCGTCGACGATCTCGGTCTGCCCGAGGGGACGGCCGTTGCGCGCGGACATGTTGCCGAGGAAGACGTGCTGGACAGCCCGGCCGACAGCCTGCTCCGGCACCGCCCCGACATCGCTCATCGAGCGCACGTCGACCACCGGAGCCATCGGGGACAGCAGCGGCTCCACCGCGTTCATGACGGCCGGCCGGTCCGCGTCGTGCAGCCACACGACGACCAGGTCGACGAACTCACCGTCCAACGCCCTGTCGACGTCGCGGACCAAGGCCTCCGGCTCGTCCCATCGCGCCTCCACCCAGATCGCCCGACCGGTGGGATGAGTCACCTCGTCTGCGGGTACCGGCACGTACCGGCGGCTAGGCTGCACGACGCGCCAACCGTCGCTCACCAGGTCGCGCGCGACGTCACTCAACATGCCGGCCCCAGTGAGAATCAACGCTGTCCGATCCACTTTCAGGAGTTACCCGAACGGGCGAACCAGCAATCCTGTCCGGCTTGTGACGTCGTTCTCCCGGCGTTCTCCCGGCTCCACGGCTCAGTGCGCGGCGTCGTTCCAGGAACGGCCGTAGCCCACCGACACCTCCAACGGCACCGACAGCGCGTACGCCGAGCCCATCTCCTCGCGCACGAGACGCTCCACCACCTCGTGCTCGCCCTCGGCGATCTCCAGCACCAGTTCGTCGTGCACCTGGAGCAGGACACGGCTGCGGAGCTCCTGTGCCGTGAGTGCGCGGTGCACGCCGAGCATGGCGACCTTGATGATGTCCGCCGCACTGCCCTGGATCGGTGCGTTGAGCGCCATGCGCTCCGCCATCTCACGCCGTTGCCGGTTGTCGCTCGTGAGATCGGGCAGGTACCGGCGGCGGCCGAAGATGGTCTGCGTGTAGCCGTCCTTGGCCGCGCGGTCGACCACACTGTGAAGGTAGTCGCGCACGCCCCCGAAGCGCAGGAAGTACTCGTCCATCAGCGCCCGCGCCTCCTCCGTCGAGATGCGCAACTGCTGCGACAACCCGTACGCGGAGAGCCCGTACGCGAGCCCGTAGTTCATCGCCTTGATCTTGGCGCGCTGCTCGCCGGTGACCTCGGTGGGTTCGACGTCGAACACCCGCGCCGCCGTCGAGGCGTGGAAGTCGAAGCCCGACTGGAACGAGTCGATGAGCGCCTCGTCGTTCGACAGGTGCGCCATGATGCGCATCTCGATCTGGCTGTAGTCGGCGGTCATGAGCTCGGCGTAGCCCTCCCCGACCACGAACGCGTCGCGAATGCGCCGCCCCTCCTCGGTGCGCACCGGGATGTTCTGCA from the Saccharomonospora azurea NA-128 genome contains:
- a CDS encoding GNAT family N-acetyltransferase; this encodes MSFARIDPLLPDVVDPGEGERLTVAASGRTTVSAVLYRARHDGWSALWHPRVVWELTPVSPDVGAGGMAALLDALRERLRQERPGTDSACSVTWPSRDLGAGQALAAHGFAPYTVLAAREATSPAVDSADCSAAEIRPLTGDAEALVPDVVDLWREEWHYAVSVGAAVHRPDAAALLEGELRRAVSAAEPMWVAEADGVLAGLALCRWPAPQPRLPSGSWAQLHTVSVAASARGRGIGRALVAAAHDRLLARGARGTYVFYSPHNALSTVFWHRQGYRPLWTTWEARPATAAR
- a CDS encoding class I SAM-dependent methyltransferase — protein: MVNDTNPADRHAEAEAVLGTTGVAHREVNPTEATAASLAWWNADADAYHDTHGDFLGDADFVWCPEGLREADARLLGDVAGADILEVGCGSAPCSRWLAEQGARAVAFDLSTGMLRHARAGNERTSLTPALVQADAQHVPFADSAFDIACSAFGALPFVPSLEAVFTEIARVLRPGGRWVFSVTHPLRWIFPDDPGPAGLTVTQPYFDRTPYVEVDAAGRATYVEYHRTLGDYVRALTATGFRLTDLVEPEWPPGHTRIWGQWGPVRGKFFPGTAIFCCVKQP
- a CDS encoding GNAT family N-acetyltransferase; this encodes MTEPTDLVADQNQRWASLDPLLAHGTEPGPGRTVVATLADGSRATAVLAEHHDRGQHVWTLTPFLGRHGGAGMDAVLRALRAHLDRSPPPADSVCTLTWPSRDADCVRPLLLHGLVPVLALGVRTTVDAVSRTTPNAVEVRPAEPDDAESVERLARQETEHSSLFSVSAPPNGHTEDAVTDALHTPGLIWVAERRDTAANPVVGLIQLREVESDSPEFEGLLPAGRWGQIVRISVRPDLRGRGVGRALSTTAHAAFARAGLRRGVVWYSPLNPRASVFWHRQGYRPLWTVWQCSPASALR